The Lepidochelys kempii isolate rLepKem1 chromosome 25, rLepKem1.hap2, whole genome shotgun sequence genome contains a region encoding:
- the SGTA gene encoding small glutamine-rich tetratricopeptide repeat-containing protein alpha — MADKRRLAYSIIQFLHDQLQNGGLSPDAQESLEVAIQCLETAFGVSMEDQDLVVSQTLPEIFEAATEKEPHYVRTNSEPVTPSEEDIAEAERLKTEGNEQMKAENFEGAVSFYAKAIELNPSNAVYFCNRAAAYSKLGNYAGAVRDCERAIGIDPNYSKAYGRMGLALSSLNKHAEAVVYYKKALELDPDNETYKSNLKIAEQKMKETPSPTGGTGGFDLAGLLNNPGFMSMASNLMNNPQVQQLMSGMISGGQNPMGAAGASPSPNDLASLIQAGQQFAQQMQQQNPELIEQLRSQIRSRTPSASNEDQQE, encoded by the exons ATGGCTGACAAGAGGCGCCTGGCATACTCCATCATCCAGTTCCTCCATGACCAGCTACAGAACGGGGGTCTCTCTCCTGATGCCCAGGAGAGCTTGGAAG TTGCAATCCAATGCCTGGAGACTGCTTTTGGAGTATCCATGGAAGATCAAGATCTGGTTGTGTCTCAAACTCTCCCTGAAATTTTTGAAGCTGCTACAGAAAAG GAGCCTCATTACGTCAGAACAAATTCTGAACCAGTCACCCCCTCGGAAGAAGACATAGCTGAAGCTGAAAGACTTAAGACTGAAG GTAATGAGCAAATGAAGGCAGAAAACTTTGAAGGTGCTGTGTCTTTCTACGCAAAAGCAATTGAATTAAATCCATCAAATGCAGTATATTTTTGCAACAG GGCTGCTGCTTACAGTAAACTAGGAAACTATGCTGGAGCAGTCAGAGACTGTGAAAGAGCTATAGGAATTGATCCGAACTACAGCAAAGCTTATGGCAGAATGGG CTTAGCCCTCTCTAGTTTAAACAAACACGCAGAAGCTGTCGTTTACTATAAAAAAGCCCTGGAGTTGGATCCAGACAACGAAACGTACAAATCAAACCTTAAAATAGCCgaacagaaaatgaaagaaacCCCTAGTCCA ACTGGAGGCACAGGAGGATTTGATTTAGCTGGATTGCTGAATAACCCGGGCTTCATGAGCATG gcATCTAACCTCATGAACAATCCACAAGTACAACAGCT AATGTCTGGGATGATTTCAGGTGGCCAGAACCCTATGGGAGCAGCAGGAGCCAGCCCTTCCCCTAATGACCTTGCCAGCCTTATCCAAGC AGGCCAGCAGTTTGCTCAGCAGATGCAGCAGCAGAATCCAGAGCTAATCGAACAGTTGCGAAGTCAGATTAGGAGTCGAACCCCCAGTGCTAGCAATGAGGATCAGCAGGAATGA
- the SLC39A3 gene encoding zinc transporter ZIP3 — translation MNIKAVKVLCLLGVFFLMLLGSLLPVKIIEADYEKAHRSRKVIALCNSFGGGVFLATCFNALLPAVREKLQEVLKLGKVTADYPLAETIMLVGFFMTVFVEQLILTFRKEKPSFIDLETFNAGSDVGSDSEYESPFIASSRGRTLYHEHGHHSHSHGLNVQELSQSSPLRLFSLVFALSAHSIFEGLALGLQEEGNKVMSLFLGVAIHETLVAVALGISMAKISLTLKDAAKLALTVSLMIPLGIGIGMGIESAQNLASSVASVLLQGIAAGTFLFVTFFEILAKELEDKNDRLLKVLFLVLGYTTLALLVFFKW, via the exons ATGAATATCAAAGCAGTCAAAGTTCTGTGTCTGCTGGGGGTCTTTTTCCTCATGCTGCTCGGGTCCCTCCTGCCTGTCAAGATAATAGAAGCAGATTATGAGAAAGCTCATCGCTCCAGAAAGGTCATTGCCCTCTGCAATTCCTTCGGAGGAGGGGTCTTCCTGGCCACCTGCTTCAACGCCTTGCTCCCCGCCGTACGAGAAAAG CTTCAAGAAGTTCTCAAGCTTGGGAAGGTGACCGCAGACTACCCCCTGGCTGAGACCATCATGCTGGTGGGCTTCTTTATGACTGTCTTTGTGGAGCAGCTCATCCTGACCTTTCGGAAGGAGAAGCCTTCCTTCATCGACCTGGAGACCTTCAACGCCGGCTCAGATGTCGGGAGTGACTCAGAATATGAGAGCCCCTTCATAGCATCTTCCAGAGGGCGCACGCTTTACCATGAGCATGGCCACCACTCCCACAGCCATGGCTTGAACGTCCAGGAGCTTTCCCAATCCAGCCCCTTGCGGCTCTTCAGCCTGGTGTTTGCCTTGTCTGCCCACTCCATCTTTGAGGGCCTGGCCCTGGGCCTACAGGAGGAAGGAAACAAAGTCATGAGTCTGTTCCTGGGCGTGGCCATCCATGAGACACTGGTGGCTGTGGCACTGGGTATCAGCATGGCCAAGATCTCATTAACACTGAAGGACGCTGCCAAGCTAGCACTTACCGTGAGTTTGATGATTCCTTTGGGTATTGGGATCGGCATGGGCATTGAGAGCGCCCAGAACTTGGCCAGCAGTGTGGCTTCTGTGCTCTTACAGGGCATTGCTGCTGGAACTTTCTTGTTTGTCACCTTCTTTGAGATCCTGGCAAAGGAACTGGAAGATAAGAATGATCGCTTGCTGAAGGTCCTCTTCCTGGTCTTGGGCTACACGACCTTGGCGTTGCTTGTCTTTTTCAAGTGGTGA